In Streptomyces sp. SN-593, a single genomic region encodes these proteins:
- a CDS encoding carboxymuconolactone decarboxylase family protein has product MEARMKNPAMILNATQSVQDMYKAIYAGGVPKTTLDLVHLRASQINGCSSCVDSGSRGALKSGESAERLFAVAAWRETTLFTDEERAALALAEAATRLSDRSDAVPDDVWDAAADHFDEKGLAALVLMVALTNFFNRLNVTTKQMAGDWG; this is encoded by the coding sequence ATGGAAGCGCGCATGAAGAACCCGGCGATGATCCTCAACGCCACCCAGTCCGTCCAGGACATGTACAAGGCCATCTACGCCGGCGGCGTCCCGAAGACGACGCTCGACCTGGTCCACCTGCGCGCAAGCCAGATCAACGGGTGCAGCTCGTGCGTGGACTCCGGTTCGCGCGGTGCCCTCAAGAGCGGCGAGAGCGCGGAGCGGCTGTTCGCGGTCGCCGCCTGGCGCGAGACCACCCTGTTCACCGACGAGGAGCGGGCCGCGCTGGCGCTGGCGGAGGCCGCGACCCGGCTGTCCGACCGCAGCGACGCGGTGCCGGACGACGTCTGGGACGCGGCCGCCGACCACTTCGACGAGAAGGGCCTGGCCGCCCTGGTGCTGATGGTCGCCCTGACCAACTTCTTCAACCGGCTCAACGTCACCACCAAGCAGATGGCCGGCGACTGGGGCTGA
- a CDS encoding DUF6059 family protein, with protein sequence MAALALLRRFVGEMCRSLGAYGAMHALGLWVPGWPPDEEPEPLDGPPPAHPERLRPDTALTPLERALLRQWRREERRRQKR encoded by the coding sequence ATGGCCGCCCTCGCCCTCCTCAGGCGCTTCGTCGGCGAGATGTGCAGGTCCCTGGGCGCCTACGGGGCCATGCACGCCCTGGGGCTGTGGGTGCCCGGCTGGCCGCCGGACGAGGAGCCCGAACCCCTCGACGGGCCGCCGCCCGCGCACCCCGAGCGGCTGCGCCCGGATACCGCCCTCACCCCGCTGGAGCGGGCGCTGCTGCGGCAGTGGCGGCGGGAGGAACGGCGGCGCCAGAAGCGCTGA
- a CDS encoding YdeI/OmpD-associated family protein: MKFRTQVEPPEPMRGLEVPPEVVEELDGGARPAVTITVNGHSWRSRLAIMRGRHLIGFSKANRAAAGVDTGEEVEVELELDTAPRTVVEPEDFAAALKADPVAATAYKSLTQSRKREHIRAIESAKKPETRARRIAKALVTLREQDLS, from the coding sequence ATGAAGTTTCGGACCCAGGTCGAGCCCCCGGAGCCCATGCGGGGCCTGGAGGTGCCGCCCGAGGTCGTGGAGGAGCTCGACGGCGGCGCGCGCCCCGCCGTGACCATCACCGTCAACGGGCACTCCTGGCGCAGCCGGCTGGCGATCATGCGCGGCCGGCACCTGATCGGCTTCAGCAAGGCCAACCGCGCCGCGGCGGGCGTCGACACCGGGGAGGAGGTCGAGGTCGAGCTCGAACTCGACACCGCGCCCCGCACGGTGGTCGAGCCCGAGGACTTCGCGGCGGCCCTCAAGGCCGACCCGGTCGCCGCCACCGCCTACAAGAGCCTGACCCAGAGCCGCAAACGCGAGCACATCCGGGCCATCGAGAGCGCGAAGAAGCCCGAGACGCGGGCCCGCCGCATCGCGAAGGCGCTGGTGACGCTGCGGGAGCAGGACCTGTCCTGA
- a CDS encoding DsbA family protein, whose product MAQGTPTPVDFWFDPQCPWAWIASRWMHEVALLRPVELRWRVMSLAVLNEGRELPPRWRDASGFGPVRVCVAAEQKYGPEVLGRLYTEMGTRFHHEKAPRDRGTVAAALRAAGLDGGLADAMDATEYDPALRASHRDGMDRVGYDVGTPVISVAGNAFFGPVVTPVPRGEAAARLWDGVLLVTATDGFFELKRTRDRKPSFD is encoded by the coding sequence GTGGCGCAAGGCACCCCGACCCCTGTCGACTTCTGGTTCGATCCGCAGTGCCCCTGGGCGTGGATCGCGTCGCGCTGGATGCACGAAGTGGCGCTCCTGCGGCCCGTGGAGCTGCGCTGGCGGGTGATGAGCCTTGCCGTCCTCAACGAGGGGCGGGAGCTGCCGCCGCGCTGGCGGGACGCGAGCGGCTTCGGCCCGGTGCGGGTGTGCGTCGCGGCCGAGCAGAAGTACGGTCCCGAGGTGCTCGGCCGGCTCTACACCGAGATGGGCACCCGGTTCCACCACGAGAAGGCGCCGCGGGACCGCGGGACCGTGGCGGCGGCGCTGCGGGCCGCGGGCCTGGACGGCGGCCTGGCCGACGCGATGGACGCCACGGAGTACGACCCGGCGCTGCGCGCGTCGCACCGCGACGGCATGGACCGGGTCGGCTACGACGTCGGCACCCCGGTGATCTCGGTGGCCGGGAACGCGTTCTTCGGACCGGTGGTGACACCGGTGCCGCGCGGCGAGGCGGCGGCCCGCCTGTGGGACGGCGTCCTGCTGGTCACCGCCACGGACGGGTTCTTCGAGCTGAAGCGCACCCGCGACCGCAAGCCGAGCTTCGACTGA
- the hemG gene encoding protoporphyrinogen oxidase — MADNGMAQTRGVPHVVVVGGGVAGLAAAFFLRNEPVRVTVLEGSSRIGGQLAVSELAGTVIDEGAESTYARRPKTARLLREAGLDDRVVSAGTKAMGIRTGDAVRPLPDRQFMGVPCDMDELAASGILSEAAVERAREDAVLPMAAPQGDVSVAEFVGGRFGREVVDRLVDPFLADAYFGRAEELSLAATLSPLVGAARRHPSLAQAAGALIPPLPEDGVRPPTGISTLVGGLGRLPRVLADALLAQSPGSVVRTGAAVRTLARGAQGWRLGVDGAAGPGTVDADAVVLAAPAGATGRLLAGLPGTADATAALAAVPHAGSVIITLAYPRDALAAMRARGHSGYRVPAVDGRPMKVVTFSTVKWPHMAGEVEIVRCQAGGSGDGDVLGRDDADLVALAAAEVAGAAGVAGAPVASRVTRWADAVPQYTVGHLDRVERIRASVAAQPSLAVCGALYDGVGIGQCVVSALKAVDQVLDSLREAVPAAVPAQD; from the coding sequence ATGGCGGACAACGGAATGGCTCAGACGCGCGGAGTTCCGCACGTGGTCGTCGTCGGGGGCGGAGTCGCGGGGTTGGCGGCGGCGTTCTTCCTGCGGAACGAACCGGTAAGGGTGACGGTCCTGGAGGGATCGTCGCGGATCGGCGGGCAGCTCGCCGTCTCGGAACTGGCGGGCACCGTCATCGACGAGGGCGCGGAGTCGACGTACGCCCGGCGCCCCAAGACCGCCCGTCTGCTCAGGGAGGCCGGGCTCGACGACCGGGTCGTCTCGGCGGGCACCAAGGCGATGGGGATCCGGACCGGGGACGCCGTCCGCCCGCTGCCGGACCGCCAGTTCATGGGCGTGCCCTGCGACATGGACGAGCTGGCCGCGTCCGGCATCCTGTCCGAGGCCGCGGTGGAGCGGGCGCGCGAGGACGCCGTGCTGCCCATGGCCGCGCCGCAGGGCGACGTCTCCGTGGCGGAGTTCGTGGGGGGACGCTTCGGCCGCGAGGTCGTGGACCGGCTGGTCGACCCGTTCCTGGCCGACGCCTACTTCGGCCGCGCCGAAGAGCTGTCGCTGGCGGCGACGTTGTCCCCGCTGGTCGGCGCCGCCCGCCGGCACCCCTCCCTGGCGCAGGCGGCCGGCGCGCTGATCCCGCCGCTGCCTGAGGACGGGGTGCGGCCGCCGACGGGCATCTCCACCCTGGTCGGCGGGCTCGGCAGGCTGCCGCGGGTGCTCGCCGACGCCCTGCTGGCGCAGTCGCCGGGATCGGTGGTGCGGACCGGCGCCGCGGTGCGCACCCTCGCCCGCGGCGCGCAGGGCTGGCGGCTGGGCGTGGACGGCGCCGCCGGCCCCGGGACCGTCGACGCGGACGCCGTCGTCCTGGCCGCGCCGGCCGGAGCGACCGGCCGGCTGCTCGCCGGGCTCCCCGGGACCGCGGACGCCACCGCGGCGCTCGCCGCCGTCCCGCACGCCGGCTCGGTGATCATCACCCTCGCCTACCCGCGGGACGCGCTCGCCGCGATGCGCGCCCGGGGCCACAGCGGCTACCGGGTGCCCGCGGTGGACGGGCGGCCGATGAAGGTGGTCACTTTCTCCACCGTCAAGTGGCCGCACATGGCCGGGGAGGTGGAGATCGTGCGCTGCCAGGCCGGGGGGAGCGGCGACGGCGACGTGCTGGGGCGCGACGACGCCGATCTCGTCGCGCTCGCGGCGGCCGAGGTCGCCGGCGCGGCCGGGGTGGCGGGCGCCCCGGTGGCGTCGCGCGTGACCCGCTGGGCCGACGCGGTGCCCCAGTACACGGTCGGCCACCTCGACCGGGTGGAGCGCATCCGCGCGTCGGTGGCGGCGCAGCCCTCCCTCGCGGTGTGCGGCGCCCTGTACGACGGCGTGGGCATCGGCCAGTGCGTGGTCAGCGCGCTCAAGGCCGTCGACCAGGTGCTGGACTCGCTGCGCGAGGCCGTGCCGGCCGCCGTGCCCGCCCAGGACTGA
- a CDS encoding alpha/beta fold hydrolase has protein sequence MRKVVSRDGTTIAYRSAGEGPPIILMNGAFRDHTIFDSLVPELAPHCTTYVYDRRGRGESGDAPAYAVEREIEDLAALIEEAGGEAVVFAGSTGANLALEAAMAGVPITRLALHEPYFRTGGHPKPPADCMEVLRGLLEDGRRGETAEYWLSELLGLTPEVLVEWRRGPLWATNEENAHTLVYDTTILGDFDVPTERLARLRVPALVVYSENTGDWLRDAARATARALPNGWGMGLPGSWHRVQTDVLGRVLAGFALG, from the coding sequence ATGCGGAAGGTCGTATCGCGGGACGGCACGACGATCGCCTACCGGAGCGCGGGCGAGGGCCCGCCGATCATCCTGATGAACGGCGCGTTCCGCGACCACACGATCTTCGACTCCCTCGTTCCCGAACTGGCGCCGCACTGCACCACCTACGTCTACGACCGGCGGGGGCGCGGCGAGAGCGGGGACGCTCCCGCGTACGCCGTCGAGCGGGAGATCGAGGACCTCGCCGCGCTGATCGAGGAGGCCGGCGGCGAGGCGGTCGTGTTCGCCGGGTCCACCGGGGCCAACCTGGCACTCGAAGCGGCCATGGCCGGCGTGCCGATCACCCGGCTCGCGCTGCACGAACCGTACTTCCGCACCGGCGGCCATCCGAAGCCCCCGGCCGACTGCATGGAGGTCCTGCGCGGGCTGCTGGAAGACGGCCGCCGCGGCGAGACCGCGGAGTACTGGCTCTCCGAACTGCTCGGCCTGACCCCCGAGGTCCTCGTGGAGTGGCGGCGCGGCCCGCTGTGGGCGACGAACGAGGAGAACGCCCACACCCTCGTCTACGACACCACCATCCTGGGCGACTTCGACGTGCCGACCGAGCGGCTCGCGCGGCTGCGGGTGCCGGCCCTGGTCGTGTACAGCGAGAACACCGGCGACTGGCTGCGCGACGCGGCCCGCGCGACCGCGCGCGCCCTGCCGAACGGGTGGGGCATGGGGCTGCCCGGCTCGTGGCACCGGGTGCAGACCGACGTCCTCGGCCGGGTCCTCGCCGGGTTCGCCCTGGGCTGA
- a CDS encoding NmrA/HSCARG family protein, translating to MTVDGTVLVLGGTGKQGGATARELLRRGRSVRALVRAPESPAARALAAAGAALVPGDFEDEASLRAAMAGVRGVFSVQTFRTPGGSAAEERHGKAVADAAAAEGVAHFVYSSVGGAERSSGIPHFESKWNIEQHIQKLGLPATVLRPTMFHDVLRDIGPRPADGGLVLGLWLRPEVAVQVIATSDIGAFAADAFDDPDTWLGRQVEIAGDELTGPQMAAAFERVSGIPTRYAQQSFGPLRAARADLALMFDWLDREGYRADLPALRRVRPDLVGLETWLRANWTPPAGAGH from the coding sequence GTGACGGTGGACGGGACGGTCCTGGTACTGGGCGGAACCGGCAAGCAGGGCGGCGCCACGGCCCGCGAACTGCTGCGCCGGGGGCGGTCGGTGCGCGCGCTGGTGCGCGCGCCCGAGTCCCCGGCGGCCCGGGCGCTCGCCGCGGCGGGCGCGGCCCTGGTGCCCGGCGACTTCGAGGACGAGGCGTCGCTGCGCGCGGCGATGGCGGGGGTGCGGGGCGTGTTCAGCGTCCAGACCTTCCGCACGCCGGGCGGGTCGGCGGCCGAGGAGCGGCACGGCAAGGCGGTGGCGGACGCCGCCGCGGCGGAGGGTGTCGCCCACTTCGTGTACAGCTCGGTGGGCGGCGCCGAACGCTCCAGCGGCATCCCGCACTTCGAGAGCAAGTGGAACATCGAGCAGCACATCCAGAAGCTCGGCCTGCCGGCGACCGTGCTGCGGCCGACCATGTTCCACGACGTGCTGCGCGACATCGGGCCGCGTCCCGCGGACGGCGGGCTCGTGCTGGGCCTGTGGCTGCGCCCCGAGGTCGCGGTGCAGGTCATCGCGACCAGCGACATCGGCGCCTTCGCGGCGGACGCCTTCGACGACCCGGACACGTGGCTGGGCCGGCAGGTCGAGATCGCCGGCGACGAGCTGACGGGGCCGCAGATGGCCGCGGCGTTCGAGCGCGTCTCCGGCATCCCGACCCGGTACGCGCAGCAGTCCTTCGGGCCGCTGCGGGCGGCCCGCGCGGACCTGGCCCTGATGTTCGACTGGCTGGACCGGGAGGGGTACCGCGCGGACCTGCCCGCGCTGCGGCGCGTCAGGCCGGACCTGGTCGGCCTGGAGACCTGGCTGCGGGCGAACTGGACCCCGCCGGCCGGCGCCGGGCACTGA
- a CDS encoding FAD-dependent monooxygenase — protein sequence MAAVEVPVLIVGGGGCGLAASNFLSDHGVAHLLVERHADTAHVPKAHYLNQRTMEIFRQHGLDAPMVEQGAPLELFGGLRWLTSLTGGGEMDARLIHEMDAFGGGVLRERYAAAGPVLPVKLPQVRLEPILRRTAQERNPGRVLFGHEMTGFEDRGDRVVAEIREVATGETTTVTAQYLIGADGGRTVGSALGIEMQGLHGLLDVTTAYFAADLSPWWQEGTLLTHFLNAYDPDLCSNLIEMGPSWGKACEEWVLHFPPMPDGRLDEEAVTARIRELLGVPDLELTLHHVTNWTVEALVAEHYRKGRVLLAGDSAHRQPPTVGLGLNSGIQDAHNLAWKLAAVLSGRAGDSLLDTYEAERRPVCRHNVDWAVSAASHHQTVLETVGLGPHAPAQRRERMFARFFEQSPIGEVVRARTAEILDTHRAGGQAHDLEVGFAYEQGAVVPDGSAPPPRTPMRDVYHPTTRPGHRLPHAWLEHEGRRVSTHDLAGPARGFVLFTGAEGTAWCEAAAQAAEKLGVPVTAVRIGTGAQYADVDGGWAAVRETAADGAVLVRPDNHVAWRAATAAEDPAAVLADALSRVLAGTGADRATA from the coding sequence ATGGCAGCAGTCGAGGTACCGGTTCTGATCGTGGGCGGCGGCGGATGCGGCCTGGCCGCCTCCAACTTCCTGTCCGACCACGGCGTGGCCCACCTGCTGGTGGAACGGCACGCGGACACCGCCCACGTGCCGAAGGCGCACTACCTCAACCAGCGCACCATGGAGATCTTCCGGCAGCACGGACTCGACGCGCCGATGGTCGAACAGGGCGCGCCCCTGGAGCTGTTCGGCGGCCTGCGCTGGCTCACCTCGCTCACCGGCGGCGGGGAGATGGACGCGCGGCTGATCCACGAGATGGACGCCTTCGGCGGCGGCGTGCTGCGCGAGAGGTACGCGGCGGCCGGCCCCGTCCTGCCGGTCAAGCTGCCGCAGGTCAGGCTGGAGCCGATCCTGCGCCGCACCGCGCAGGAGCGCAATCCCGGACGCGTGCTGTTCGGCCACGAGATGACCGGCTTCGAGGACCGGGGCGACCGGGTCGTCGCCGAGATCCGCGAGGTGGCCACGGGGGAGACCACCACCGTCACCGCGCAGTACCTCATCGGGGCCGACGGCGGCCGCACGGTCGGCAGCGCGCTCGGCATCGAGATGCAGGGCCTGCACGGCCTCCTCGACGTCACCACCGCCTACTTCGCCGCCGACCTGTCGCCCTGGTGGCAGGAGGGCACCCTCCTCACCCACTTCCTCAACGCCTACGACCCGGACCTGTGCAGCAACCTCATCGAGATGGGCCCGAGCTGGGGCAAGGCGTGCGAGGAGTGGGTGCTGCACTTCCCGCCGATGCCGGACGGCCGCCTCGACGAGGAGGCGGTCACCGCCCGCATCCGGGAGCTGCTGGGGGTGCCCGACCTGGAACTGACGCTCCACCACGTGACGAACTGGACGGTGGAGGCACTGGTCGCCGAGCACTACCGCAAGGGCCGGGTGCTGCTGGCCGGCGACTCCGCGCACCGGCAGCCGCCGACCGTCGGGCTGGGCCTCAACTCCGGTATCCAGGACGCCCACAACCTCGCCTGGAAGCTGGCCGCGGTGCTGTCCGGCCGGGCCGGCGACAGCCTCCTCGACACCTATGAGGCGGAGCGGCGGCCGGTGTGCCGGCACAACGTCGACTGGGCGGTGTCCGCGGCCTCCCACCACCAGACGGTGCTGGAGACCGTCGGCCTCGGCCCGCACGCCCCCGCCCAGCGCCGGGAGCGGATGTTCGCCAGGTTCTTCGAGCAGTCCCCGATCGGCGAGGTGGTCCGGGCGCGGACCGCGGAGATCCTCGACACCCACCGGGCCGGCGGGCAGGCCCACGACCTGGAGGTCGGTTTCGCCTACGAGCAGGGCGCGGTCGTCCCCGACGGCAGCGCGCCGCCGCCGCGCACCCCGATGCGCGACGTCTACCACCCGACCACCCGGCCGGGCCACCGGCTGCCGCACGCCTGGCTGGAGCACGAGGGCCGGCGCGTGTCGACCCACGACCTGGCCGGCCCCGCCCGCGGCTTCGTCCTGTTCACCGGCGCGGAGGGGACCGCGTGGTGCGAGGCGGCCGCACAGGCGGCGGAGAAGCTCGGCGTGCCGGTCACCGCGGTCCGGATCGGTACCGGCGCGCAGTACGCCGACGTCGACGGCGGGTGGGCGGCCGTCAGGGAGACCGCCGCGGACGGCGCGGTCCTGGTGCGCCCCGACAACCACGTCGCCTGGCGCGCCGCGACCGCGGCGGAGGACCCGGCGGCCGTACTGGCCGACGCGCTCTCCCGCGTCCTCGCCGGCACCGGCGCGGACCGGGCCACGGCCTAG
- a CDS encoding gamma-glutamyl-gamma-aminobutyrate hydrolase family protein codes for MRAAAKQPPAGSRAAERRERRPVVGICARTAPVTLQGAAMTVSLALQSHVDFLAAAGCVPVVLPPGHGAEDLVGTLDGLLVPGGPDVDPALYGQDAHRATRAFRPDLDRAELALIGAALEAELPLLAVCRGMQLLNVRCGGTLHQHLPDTTGGDAHRPATADFTFGRHALELRPGSRVAEVLGDGAAESFCHHHQAADRIGTGLAATAWAPDGTVEAVEAEGRPFAVGVQWEVGQTEDDRFHRALAEAARRRAGLSTRP; via the coding sequence GTGAGGGCCGCGGCGAAACAGCCGCCGGCCGGATCGCGGGCGGCGGAGCGGCGGGAGCGGCGCCCGGTCGTCGGGATCTGCGCGCGGACGGCGCCGGTCACCCTCCAGGGCGCGGCGATGACGGTGAGCCTGGCACTCCAGTCGCACGTGGACTTCCTCGCGGCCGCGGGCTGCGTACCGGTGGTCCTGCCGCCGGGGCACGGCGCCGAGGACCTCGTCGGCACGCTCGACGGCCTGCTGGTGCCCGGCGGGCCGGACGTCGACCCGGCGCTGTACGGCCAGGACGCGCACCGCGCGACCCGGGCCTTCCGCCCGGACCTGGACCGTGCCGAACTCGCGCTGATCGGCGCCGCGCTGGAGGCGGAACTGCCGCTGCTCGCCGTCTGCCGCGGCATGCAGCTCCTGAACGTCCGGTGCGGCGGCACCCTGCACCAGCACCTGCCCGACACCACGGGCGGCGACGCCCACCGCCCGGCCACGGCGGACTTCACCTTCGGCCGGCACGCCCTGGAGCTCCGGCCGGGCAGCCGCGTCGCGGAGGTGCTGGGCGACGGCGCCGCCGAGTCGTTCTGCCACCATCACCAGGCCGCCGACCGGATCGGCACCGGACTGGCCGCCACCGCGTGGGCCCCGGACGGGACCGTCGAGGCGGTCGAGGCGGAGGGCCGCCCCTTCGCGGTGGGCGTGCAGTGGGAGGTGGGCCAGACCGAGGACGACCGCTTCCACCGGGCGCTCGCCGAGGCGGCCCGCCGCCGCGCGGGCCTGTCCACCCGTCCTTGA
- a CDS encoding non-heme iron oxygenase ferredoxin subunit, with protein sequence MSFVKVCPEEKVPADGAIAVEVEGTPIVLARSGGTVYAVGELCSHAEVSLAEGEVYDGTIECWLHGSCFDLRTGAPSNPPATRPITTYRVKVEDGYVHVAPDAGAPA encoded by the coding sequence ATGAGCTTCGTGAAGGTCTGCCCGGAAGAGAAGGTCCCGGCCGACGGCGCGATCGCGGTCGAGGTCGAGGGCACCCCGATCGTGCTGGCCCGCAGCGGCGGCACGGTCTACGCGGTCGGCGAGCTGTGCTCGCACGCCGAGGTGTCCCTCGCCGAGGGCGAGGTGTACGACGGCACCATCGAGTGCTGGCTGCACGGGTCGTGCTTCGACCTGCGCACCGGCGCCCCCTCCAACCCGCCCGCGACCCGCCCGATCACCACCTACCGGGTGAAGGTCGAGGACGGCTACGTCCACGTCGCACCCGACGCCGGGGCCCCGGCGTGA
- a CDS encoding SDR family oxidoreductase, with protein MTGKVTAKVTGKVALVTGANKGIGYETARQLGERGALVLVGARDEVRGERAADALAALGVSAVPLRLDVTDPVSVAEAAAGIERHHGRLDILVNNAGVAGGFTGAPSQATADDLRAVYETNVFGVVTVTNAMLPLLRRSPAGRVVNMSSHIGSLTLHADPDSPVASVNMIAYQSSKTALNALTLAYAKELRDTPVKVNAAHPGVVATDINHHRGGRTPAQGAVIAVRLALLDADGPTGASLSEDGPVPW; from the coding sequence ATGACCGGGAAGGTGACCGCCAAGGTGACCGGCAAGGTCGCGCTCGTCACGGGCGCCAACAAGGGGATCGGCTACGAGACGGCACGCCAACTGGGGGAGCGGGGCGCCCTCGTGCTCGTCGGCGCCCGGGACGAGGTGCGGGGCGAGCGGGCGGCCGACGCGCTGGCGGCGCTGGGAGTCAGCGCGGTGCCGCTGCGCCTGGACGTGACGGACCCGGTGAGCGTGGCCGAGGCGGCCGCCGGGATCGAGCGGCACCACGGCCGCCTGGACATCCTGGTCAACAACGCCGGCGTCGCCGGCGGCTTCACCGGCGCCCCCAGCCAGGCGACGGCCGACGACCTGCGCGCGGTCTACGAGACCAACGTCTTCGGCGTGGTCACCGTGACCAACGCGATGCTGCCGCTGCTGCGCCGCTCCCCGGCGGGCCGCGTCGTCAACATGTCCAGCCACATCGGATCGCTGACCCTGCACGCCGACCCGGACTCCCCGGTCGCGTCGGTCAACATGATCGCCTACCAGTCCTCGAAGACCGCGCTCAACGCCCTCACGCTGGCGTACGCGAAGGAACTGCGGGATACGCCGGTCAAGGTCAACGCGGCCCACCCCGGCGTGGTGGCCACCGACATCAACCACCACCGCGGCGGGCGGACCCCCGCGCAGGGCGCCGTGATCGCCGTCCGCCTGGCCCTGCTGGACGCCGACGGGCCGACGGGCGCGTCGCTGTCGGAGGACGGCCCGGTGCCGTGGTGA
- a CDS encoding carboxymuconolactone decarboxylase family protein, producing MPPRMNNPSLVVPDALQPLLDLSKVIGGTGVPQRTLDLVRLRVSQINGRLYTLPADLGKAVEADDRLPQVADWRAASCFSDAERAALALAESTTEISGQEDPVPDAVWEDAERHFKEQELAALVLHISLVNLWNRVNVSTRQVPADWR from the coding sequence ATGCCACCCCGGATGAACAACCCCTCGCTCGTCGTGCCGGACGCCCTCCAGCCGCTGCTCGACCTGTCCAAGGTCATCGGCGGGACCGGCGTGCCGCAGCGGACGCTCGACCTGGTCCGGCTGCGGGTCAGCCAGATCAACGGCCGCCTCTACACGCTCCCGGCCGACCTGGGGAAGGCCGTGGAGGCCGACGACCGCCTGCCCCAGGTGGCCGACTGGCGCGCGGCGTCCTGCTTCTCGGACGCCGAGCGCGCCGCGCTGGCACTGGCCGAGAGCACCACCGAGATCAGCGGCCAGGAGGACCCGGTGCCCGACGCGGTCTGGGAGGACGCCGAGCGGCACTTCAAGGAGCAGGAACTCGCCGCGCTGGTCCTCCACATCAGCCTGGTCAACCTCTGGAACCGGGTCAACGTGTCCACCCGGCAGGTGCCGGCCGACTGGCGCTGA
- a CDS encoding sulfotransferase family protein yields the protein MLKLINAGLGRTGTTSLQVALERLGLGPCYHMFDIVGDEKRLQQWEGIVCDGDSPDWDAVFDGYTSAVDGPPSFYFRPITEAFPEAKVVLTVRDAEGWYESTYNTLYQFVLRGRDNPPPEGSRQARVLRMTTVMTWDGLFDGRFSDKSHAIEVYHRRNQEIIDSVAPDKLLVYDVKQGWEPLCEFLGVEVPADGFPHVNTTASMRERMQQMGRAGGPIAPEGVDGPAAPGSGPS from the coding sequence ATGCTGAAGCTCATCAACGCCGGCTTAGGCCGGACCGGGACGACCTCGCTCCAGGTGGCGCTGGAGCGGCTCGGACTGGGACCCTGCTACCACATGTTCGACATCGTGGGCGACGAGAAGCGTCTCCAGCAGTGGGAGGGCATCGTCTGCGACGGCGACAGCCCCGACTGGGACGCGGTGTTCGACGGCTACACCTCCGCCGTGGACGGCCCGCCCTCCTTCTACTTCCGCCCGATCACCGAGGCGTTCCCCGAGGCCAAGGTCGTGCTCACGGTGCGCGACGCCGAGGGCTGGTACGAGAGCACGTACAACACGCTGTACCAGTTCGTCCTGAGGGGACGGGACAACCCGCCGCCGGAGGGCTCACGGCAGGCCCGGGTGCTGCGCATGACGACCGTCATGACGTGGGACGGGCTGTTCGACGGGCGGTTCTCCGACAAGAGCCACGCGATCGAGGTCTACCACCGGCGCAACCAGGAGATCATCGACTCGGTCGCCCCGGACAAGCTGCTCGTCTACGACGTGAAGCAGGGCTGGGAACCGCTGTGCGAGTTCCTCGGTGTCGAGGTGCCGGCGGACGGCTTCCCCCACGTCAACACCACCGCGTCCATGCGCGAGCGGATGCAGCAGATGGGCCGCGCGGGCGGCCCGATCGCCCCCGAGGGCGTCGACGGCCCCGCGGCCCCGGGCTCGGGGCCGAGCTAG